In the genome of Arabidopsis thaliana chromosome 4, partial sequence, the window gcttataattaaattgtttacaTAAATATCCTAAACAATCGCGTTATTATATTGTCAATAACTTTTCCTCTAAAATAGTCTCAACATTACAACTTGAACCATCGCCAATATCAAAATTGTCCAATACTCCAAGCTCCTCTTTGcctgaaagaagaagaaaacagagaattaatTCATTTTGCACATCTAGTCCTTTCACAAACTTATTCTCGTCGTGGCCCCAATAATTCCAAATTCTAACAAAATTCACCACATAATACTAATCGTACCTTAGTGGCAGAGGATGAATAAGTGACAGATTCTGAATTTGCCGTCGTTGTCGACATTGTAGAGAATCCCAAATTGTAAGCTAATGATCCATCTGGTTGGAATATACCGTAGTTTTTCTCCGAAGTAGGACCTGGTTTCATATCTTCATTGAACAAcgcaaatatataaacatcgAGTCTTGCATTCCGTCTCGCTGGAGTTCCTTCTCCGGCGAATTGCCTCATCATAAGATTCCGGTTATACGTGGCAGCATTCACAGGAGACGCTCCAATCTCTCCGACATCTCCTTTTGAAGGCCACCCTGTTTCCGCAACCCTAACTTCTATGTTACGGTACCCTAGTTTCGCAGCCGCGAAAGCAACTGCGTCAACTTGAGCATACATCATGTTGTCGTAGTGTAGTCTTGTGTTGGGATCGGTCATGCCGATGTTACGGTTGAATAGAACGTAATCGACTGGGATTTCTTGTGGGTTATCTTTGTAGGCAAAGTAAGGGTAAGCATTTATCCAAAAAGGAGATTTCGTGGCTTCCAAGAAATCTAGAAGTTGTTGCATCACGGAGGAAACCTCCGGCTTGAAACTTCCGGCAGATGGAGGATAAGATTCACCGAGGACGGCAAGAGAGCTTGGAGACGAGACTTGAATGTATCTATCTAAACCTAATTGGACCAAGGCTTTGTGGATGTTGATTATCGCCGGCATCATGTATCTATTACCAAAAAGAGGAGAGAATATAGTCAAAATTAGCAATTATTGGACAAAAACTATTACACTCATTTCTTATTGAAATTCAAAGTGGagtttaataaatataatatttttttcgaAGGAGTTCGTTACATTTGACCAAGTGGTAGTcaagaaaatgtgaaatcagttaatgaaaaaaaactaattctGTGATCATGTAACAAATTAGACTAATATTCAACGATTAGTACTTACCCTATTAAACTAGAGTCGTCGTCGGTGAAAAGCTCGTTTCCGACCATAATTCCGGTAATCCTAGTGGCCGGAACATAGGGTTTAATGTGAGAATCTACCCATTGGGTAGCTTGTTGAGGATCTTGTAGTAATGGTAAAACCTGATTTTCGATGGTGACGATGATCTCGATGTTTGAATTTGCAAAGGCACTAAGGATTTGAGGGTTAGTGTCgtaaattcttgtttttgtgatCCTTAAAGATCTCAAGAGGTTAATGACTTTATCCGGTGAAGGCAAATTGTTCCCAACTTGTCCGTAATTGATGCCAAGAGACGTTACTGTTTGTAGTATATTCCCTATATTTCCAAACAAAGAATCGaacttttagaaaacaatGCCAAAAATCTTTAATATTCCATTAAACAAACATTGAAAAAATGAATTCTAGACTTATTATCGATCCGTTATTTCACTATGTTAAAATCTTACACGTTGAGGTTTTAAGGCGGCAACGTAAAGCATAACTTAAGTGTtaagaatttggttttaaaatttcagaatgaaaaagaaaataacctGAGAAAACGAGAGAAAGCAGGAGAAAAACATGAATGAGACTGGAATGTCTTGTGAATGTTCTTGATGTCATGTTGAGGAAGAGAGAGGGAGGGAAAGAGATTGTGaaggttttgggttttaagaGAAGTGTTTAATGGAATATTTATAGACATACACAATAAGCCAACCAAGGTGAAGAATACTTTTCTTcgcttgtttgttttttttccgtgttttttgttgtgaaaaggtttagtgttgaagtttatgttttttaaaaaaagtgtttttaaattgtttagcTTTGCCTCCCTATATTGCTTTTCTCATTTATGCCTTTTTTATCCACTGACGGCTTTCTATAAACCACAACGAAGGATTtcttattaaagaaaattattaggttttaaaatatttgtatgtaGTTATTTATCATATAGCTAGATTAATGCAGACTCTATGACAAGACAATTTGCATGCACATGTATGGAAGGAAATACGTTGTTTGTGTGTTTCGTTTAATTACATGTACTATACAAGTGGTGTTAACTGTTGGGTTGGTAAAAAAAGTGAGCAATGTTATTAAATTAAGAAGAGATTGGGATACACATAAGTGGACGTGTATAGAATATTGAAGAAGTTTCATAAAGCACcggaaaatattaaaatattcgTTTCAATTAAGTAGGTGAGTCGTGACTTAAAACAAACTTGTACTATACACCAAAAGTTTATTCTACGATAATCATGGAGAAAAAGACGTggtataaaaattaatattaacaCAATGAAATTTTAATAGATAATCATGTCTTGTAGAATAATCATGAAAggtaaaatatcaaattttcagCTAAAACTTcatgacaaaagaaattttataatGGGTTATTAGTCCCACAAAAATggtctttatttttcttattaactTTTACtactattaatattattatctaATTTATCTGAATCATTGATTTTACTAATCACGtgttaattatgattaatttaATGCTAATTCAAATTCGAAGAATAATGATTACATTTTCGCATGAATCTTGACCGCAAGTGTATCCTAGCCTAATTAATATGACAAACAAACCTTACTATATTTCTTTAGACAAAAGCTAATTGGAGATCCGATTTGACTTGACGTGTCAAAGGATTCAATAGTACACTGAGGAAGCCTCCTCCGTTTCTCctttaaagtttaatattttcaaatctcCCGGGAAATATAATACatacaaataaacatatatcacatatttattttctttttgtaatccgaGGCTTTTGGACGGAAATTCATACAAGTCCTCGAAAGTTATCAAGAACGGGATATCCAAAATTGTATTCGTGAAAGATATATAAGTCGTAATATAATTTGCCATTAATTGTcaagaaaaaatctcaaatatattgttattcGGATTAAGATGATAGAGAAGGGATATACTTACTTTCCTTTAGACAAAAGGATCATGCTTAATTTTGAGGCActtgtaaaataaaacaagacaAATATGATAATGTATAAATTGACAAATAACTAAAAGCATTAGcataacaaaagtaaaataaaatggtcAATTGGGATAATGTTGCTAATATGCTTTCGAGGGGAATTAGACAAGTTGGCGGGGCAGTGTCACACACTTGGAGCCGTCGGTCAATTTCAACCATCGGTTGTTTTTTAATCACCTGACATAATAAACCCcaacaaaacttatttaaGAAATAGTAAGTGCTTTCGCTTGGTTGGCTATTgatttgttaatcaattaatttctacttactatatttttaaatggtAAAATATAAAGGGTTAAACTTGATCACGTAGACGATAGTCAATTCGTTTTCTCGAAAGGTTGGCTAGCCAGAAAATTACATTAATTTAAAGTGGAACTTTTGGCTGTATTGATCTAATCCAAAATACCCTAGTGTCTTCTTTTCGATTCTATAATATTaaatcttctctctttttcacgACACCAAGAGCCATTTTATTTGAACACATGTATACAACTTATAAGAAATATACCCGTCTCAAGCTATTGAACTTGTTGCAATTAAAAATGTAATCGTTCGATGTTGGAATTAAATATGTGGAAAGGAGTCAAAATCAGTCAATTATTCAGAGTGGCCTGTTTATAGTTGGCTGAAAACTTTTAGTTCGTCGTTTAAAAGTTTGATTTCGTGGCTTAGGATTGACCACCGGTCGACTTATGGCAGTTCCATATAGATTAATTTGATAATGACGTAACTATATACCATACACGGCCGAACAGATTGTTTTATATAGGCCTATATGTGTAAAGTTAAAgataatttgatttattatcGAGTATATGACacaagttttaatttatttctaatgtttaaatttaatgATTCTGGTTTAGTTCTTCATGAATATGATCtagtttgttaattatttactGAATGGACATATTTTTGGTTGCAGAATATTTCAAGTTTACGTTATCTGTGGATATTTTAATGTCCAAATCAGAAAGATCATATAATTGTCCAGCAAGTTTGAAACAGCAGacagaaaaagagaatgattttgttttagctCGGATTGAAAGAATATGCCATTTAATCTgcaatttatttacaatatcGAATATGCAAATAAAATGACATGAAAGCTTTTTAAAGCAACACAAGTACTCAACGATATCAATGTTTTTGAACAAAGGTtaagtttcttcaaagaaagGGTTTAACCCTTTTAACGCATGAAAAATAGAGTATATATAGGGTTTACTTGATTCGGATTTCCATGTTGGACATTTGCAAATGTATGATGCATCACACCCAACTGTGGGAATTTGATAGTGATAGGTAACTAAATTGGTTAACCATTTCCAACTTGGACCATGTGCGAATTGGTTTGAAGGTGGTAATATTAAGGTACCTTTGAATTCTCCCGCATGAATGATTCGGGAAGTGTTATAGCGGGTTTCTTAAAGAGAACAGTGTAGATAAGGGAGAAGattgcaaaatcaaaaaaaaacaaaaaaaaaaaaagattgcaAATTTTACCTACTGTTTAACAAATGGATCAGGCCAAACCATCATTAAACATGCTTGACAGGTCTAGGTTGGGTTGGACcgacatgtttttttttttacttaacaATATATAGTTCACCAgatcaaaaattcaaattatatctGCATAAAAGATACTAAGCTGCACCAAAGTGAACATATAGTTAAATAATGAGCCTATAACGTATCTAAAAATTCTTTTTGACGTCATACacttgtattttatatttgaactgaactctatatacatatattaccAAGATTCACATACTGTACTTAGTTTGGATTCATTAGACAAAATAAGATATTTGACGTCATATTAAAATACAGATATCGTGGGCCATTTCGAATAgtggatatatataatacttaTAATCGAGTCAAAATGGTGTAAAGCATTATTTCATAAAGCTGCctacaaaattgaatttttggtGGATAATGGATAAGGATTAAGCGGCAAgatttatgaagaagaaaaacaagctTTATGATCATATAGGAGAGGAAAGTTAATGTCTTATCCAACAACGATAATGCTTTCTCGATAACCAGTAAACATCGTGCATGCATGGCTAAAAGCTTTTACgtgtgctttttttttctttatagtagttaaaatttaaatgttcTTATACTAATCAAAGTGTTTTTCATTTATGACGCGCATACGTAAAAAGGGCCTTAAATCTATGtgtatgtttctctttttactccatcttttttggttaacgacaagaaaatgagaatttcgaaatattttataaaaagtatGTAAATTTGGGTGCGACATTAAAGGATAAGACACgtaatattttagaaatttatattgaaagttcaaatttttatattattaggGGACAGCTTATCGTTGGTTTTAgttgtattttgttttgtcaactTGTCTGATGTCATGAGCTTTTAGGCATTTTCGATTCTAGAATTTTAGTTTTGCATGTATCAGAGAATTGTATTTAAACAAATTAGACACATATTCAATGATTATTACTTACCCTATTACaatgacaaataaaaaaacggaGACGAGTCTAAAATGATAAATCCAACGTGTAGTCTAGTCATACATCGTTGTTCAGTTGttaaaagattataaattatacaGCTTTATTTCACAGTACCGAACGAGATCGATGTCACTTACTCTGTAACTTCATAATATCTACGcctttgtatatatacagaTATATGTTGGCCTTTCGTGTATAGGgttgtgtatatatttctttaatttagtCACTTCTTAGAaccatctttctctttattgTCATCCAAGGGATACTCTAGTattatttaacttttcttCAACATTTCAATCGCTTTTTTTTGGCACATGGCTTGACATGTAAAAGGGTGATTGTATGCGTGTGTGGATTCACGTTTttaaatatatgcatatattataTGTGACGATTCGTATCAAGAATCACAAAAGGAAATCCCccaaaagaaaatacttttcttatttccgCCAAAACACTTAAAGAACGACGACATTTTTTGCCGACgtttagtaagaaaaaaaagagagcagtTAAAAGTAAATGTAAAAAACCCACATAGAACaaattcttttgttgatttccaACTCAAAACAATAGTAGAAACTAATTAAGTGAAAAGATACACATATGAATTAAGGTGTCTTGGTATCCATTTAAATTGTGTTTCCTCAAACTTCTCTTTTTCCACAATTCGCAAAAACTACTATTTATTTGGTCGTCTACAATTCAAACAGATGCATTACTATATATTGATATTGAATTCAATCACAAACGATATCTGAATTCGAAATATCTCCGTACggaaaaaccagaaaagattaaaacctaaataaatataaaccaaaaaagatgaaaatatataacttaaaagaaaaaaaaaactataacctACAAACAATACTAatgtaaaaatttgtaaaaattcCAAGGAAATGTATATTGCCGGCGACCAAATATCAGTAGACTAATATTGGGTCGAAACCCCAAAAAATATTGGGCCCAAACCCAAAAGAAGAACATACCAACAACATACTTTCCAGTAGGAGAAAGCACAAAACTAAACTTTATTGCAGCGTACTAGACAAAACATTAAACACAAACATAGatttcaatttaattaaaCACCCTCAGCTGGGTCACCAACTAGACCATGTAACAGCAACATCATATGATGATATGGGTTGCCTACCGAGAGATTTTGCTTAGGTACAACAGCTGAAGCCTGAAGCAATCAAGAGAGCAAATTAATGTCTCTTCTAAGTTTGACGTAGTTGACTACTGGACAGATGTACTACTGCATATGCTGGCCTCATTTCGCATCAAAATGAGGTTTGAAAACATTAGAGGCGTATGAGAAtgtgaaaaataagaaataaaggCTATTGAACCCATCCACTATCCTTTGATGCGCTATGGGGATAATTAACACAATATGAGGGAGGGTTAAGCAGTTGATAAATATGGATAGTCTTGGTTCGGGCCGGGTTTGGacgtttcctttttttgttgggtttagaaaaagtaaacaagtTTAAATGAAttaagattttggtttgttttagaaatagatcattttgggttttagaaataaatactTTTCGGGCTGTGAAGCTGCTAACAACACACCTAAATACTAATTGAGAGTATGTAATTAAGTTAATATCATACTTTTTAATCTTCCGTTAGCTAATTTGGCCCATATAGAGACTTTAATTGAAATATATGATCCATCGAAAACAAATAATCTTATGCCGTAATGGGTTCAACATGGATGGACCTCATCATGGCCTTCTCTCAGATATTTGTAGGTTTTTGCTTGCTTTTGTCACTTActacaaaaatttaactttttaacaaGTATTATATAAgaactaataattttattataagtgatatattgatattatCGTCATTGCtaacatattttcaaataatttgcatatatatgtagtGTTGtagaagataaaaataataatataatagtCACTTGAATAGTCTAGAttttttaagataatatacaagcttataaatgaaaatatcaaatttctatcatagtttaattatttatatacagtCATTAACTATATTTTCGAATTAAActaattcaatatatatttaaaaataatcattacAGGtacttttgtttcattttagtttatttaaccattattttatcaatttaaatttttaattttgggaaacgttaaaactaattttaacaaatatctGTCCAAAATGCAGATTCCCTCTCAAAGTATAAAGCTCAATTTATTTGCGTGAAGGCACACATAAAATCCCAAGATATATACCCGATTTGGAAATTTAGGATCTAAGTCAATGATAATGGTTTTGAGCCAAacctttttgagttttgagttgtAAGATGGAATGTTTTTTCGTCATAAATCACTTGTAGCATGaacattctttgtttttcttacttaaAATAGagataatttattgtttttttcgtgCATTGGCAAAACTTCTTTCCGTAAGCACTTAGTTGATACGAAAGAAACACGACTTATATATTCAACTATATCGATCAACGAGAAAAAAACGACCACATTCATTGGACCtgttattttctaattaggcttcaaaaaattctttaatttcattgaaatCAGGAAATAAAGCGTTTGAAAACTATATAACAAGTTCAACATTACAACAACGTGCCTTTTGAACATTAAATCTATACAGTAGCAGTATTATATACACACAGTATATAAATGTAACGTAaggaccaaaaaaagagaaattttttatatcgAATGAGCAACGAAATGATACAAggaattagtatatatatatgaggaaATTGGATAATATagatacatataaatatatgcatacaaattatatgtatatacaaagATTAAGGATCCGGCCCCTCTGACTCTGTTTGACTAAGGACAAAGATTACTTATaaatatcttctttgtttcaagAAAGAGTATCTGAATGTAATTTTTGTAGAAGCATTTGACGTTCATTCCGACAAAGTCTAAAtcaccatttttttataatcaaatacGAATAACAAGTTCctatattctttctttctatgttACACAGGTCATATAGTTCTAGAAATATACATTGTCAttatgagaagaaacaaaaccatccATGATCttcattttaagttttataatGGTATTCACATTGTCATTTTGAGTAGGGGTTACTATTGCGTATAATTCAAGCGATAGACTATTGAAGATTAatatttgtaatgtttttctAATAGAACCTAACTAAATAAAGAATATGGATCACAGTTTCAtgatttaattatattttatactattaGTTAGTAGGGTCCCCTTCATGTCTggaaaagttttctttttgttgaggTCGGTGGATATTTCAAACCATCAATTCTCAAATATCTTTCGCCTTTCTAATGAATATACGTGtgatatctttaaatttttattaccatcatgatattttctcaaatgttttaagaatgttcttaaattagagaaaaatgaTAGTCAATGTTATACTTAGTTaaaagaaactatatattCTCATCAAAAGTTTAAcctatttataaatatcttaCTTGTTCATGTTGGAACGAAAATGTGcattgaaagaaaagaagattaatctctcttttttttgtacaaaaagAGATTAATCTCTTTCATGCATTGTACTCAACAAAGgtataattataaatagatGATCATGAAAAGAGACTGCAAAGTATTACAACTCCTACAGGACCACTATTAGAATGCTAAATTGCTAACATGCATATATCACATGATTGTGTTGACATCAAATTTTGGTCTGATAGGTCCGCATCGGTTAGTTTTGTACAAAGATGAAGGTTTATTCGTCCCGTtgcaaatttaataaatttgcaATTGTTTTCgaaatgtattaatttttcatagagaaaaacaaatagatGTATTGTTAATATATAGATGAAGATCTCAAAGTCGTCATTTCTGAAACAAATATTGCAAACAGGAAAGTTGTTATatttaacaagtttttttttaacaagcTTATTTCTTGCTACCATGAAAAagtatttagtatttattgaCGAATCCGGTGATAAATAAAAGTTGTAAATCGACAAATAAAACGATTCAATGGATTTCTCAAATTAATCAGtgcttaatatatatatatatatatatataagctttattaaataaaaattttactttttttagtGGTCTTTGAATTGTGCGAGTGTGAATGGGTTGGTCATTGACGTAAAAGAATGGTCATGATCAAATGTTGATAATGGCTAGGATGgtcaacatatttttatttcttgattTGCTTGTATCTTACCTGCCTTAGTTCTATTATTAACCACTCTCGAATTTGTTTTCGATCTTACCAATCAAAATACTTTGTACTCATCTTTATCTCATAGGTAGATAGCAAAGTCTAAATATTGACAGGTTAAAATAACATTACTTTTCTTGGCATAACCAAATTCATTATTTAATTCATAGAAATGACCACCTCAACGTGTTTAAAATACCTgtttatttaagattttggaCACGTACTAACAATTGGATCTAGCTAGCAGCAAGCATTCAAAAACTTTCGACGACTAGATTAGCAATCGTCATGTTTCTGCCTAATTTGAATCGCTTTTATTGCAGTTTTCTAGTCGAATTCGATTATGGACTACGGTTTTAGAGTTGCAAGATTTTTCctaacaataataaattgaCACTAAAAATCTTTCgatagtaaatatatattcaatactTGCAACCATTCGAGAAAAATGAACATAGTCTAAAATACATGATCAACTCTCATCAAATATAACATATTACATTATTACTATATTAGATTACGACGTTATAAAAACAATTGGATTAGCATCATATTTAGTAGcattcatataaaattattgtgaCATAAATTTTCATGCAATATTTGTATAGAATAATTCCAATATTATATTGTCATACATTTAGCTAAACTATTGTCGGGGTAAATAATTGATTCTAGGCTTTGGTCCTAGGTTTAtctacaaatatattaatactactaaattaaaaaattcagTTAGTGTATTTAGTCTGGTGTGATGGGTACATCAGTCTCAGCATTTTCATGTGCATTGAATGTGAACACCCTTACATCAAATCTTGACTTCTTTTTCCCGCTTTTTGGGATTGTAATCAGATGTCaatatttagtatttacacaaaaacatttgatttgtgtaacaaagaagaacatgaaTGAACTATATCAAAGCAAGGCCCAAAAATATGAAGcctaaatattaaaattatttaacaaattcCCATATCTATGTCTACATATGTGGTAGAATTTAAACGTAATATTTGTTTggctgtcaaaaaaaaaaaaaaaaaaacgtaatatttgtttggaactgtttgtatttcttttttttcttaacgtTTGTATGTCTATCTCATTTATAACTCCGAAAGTTGATCGCAGTAACTAATGATAGGTATTTTTCGAAACTGCTGACCATATTTCACTGTTGATGGCGTCATGGTCCGTATGTCAACAAAATCTAGTATTATGTACGTACTACATTTagttatgttattttcttgagTTCACGTG includes:
- a CDS encoding Glycosyl hydrolase superfamily protein (Glycosyl hydrolase superfamily protein; FUNCTIONS IN: cation binding, hydrolase activity, hydrolyzing O-glycosyl compounds, catalytic activity; INVOLVED IN: carbohydrate metabolic process; LOCATED IN: endomembrane system; EXPRESSED IN: 21 plant structures; EXPRESSED DURING: 13 growth stages; CONTAINS InterPro DOMAIN/s: Glycoside hydrolase, catalytic core (InterPro:IPR017853), Glycoside hydrolase, family 17 (InterPro:IPR000490), Glycoside hydrolase, subgroup, catalytic core (InterPro:IPR013781); BEST Arabidopsis thaliana protein match is: Glycosyl hydrolase superfamily protein (TAIR:AT1G30080.1); Has 30201 Blast hits to 17322 proteins in 780 species: Archae - 12; Bacteria - 1396; Metazoa - 17338; Fungi - 3422; Plants - 5037; Viruses - 0; Other Eukaryotes - 2996 (source: NCBI BLink).); translated protein: MTSRTFTRHSSLIHVFLLLSLVFSGNILQTVTSLGINYGQVGNNLPSPDKVINLLRSLRITKTRIYDTNPQILSAFANSNIEIIVTIENQVLPLLQDPQQATQWVDSHIKPYVPATRITGIMVGNELFTDDDSSLIGYMMPAIINIHKALVQLGLDRYIQVSSPSSLAVLGESYPPSAGSFKPEVSSVMQQLLDFLEATKSPFWINAYPYFAYKDNPQEIPVDYVLFNRNIGMTDPNTRLHYDNMMYAQVDAVAFAAAKLGYRNIEVRVAETGWPSKGDVGEIGASPVNAATYNRNLMMRQFAGEGTPARRNARLDVYIFALFNEDMKPGPTSEKNYGIFQPDGSLAYNLGFSTMSTTTANSESVTYSSSATKAKRSLEYWTILILAMVQVVMLRLF
- a CDS encoding Glycosyl hydrolase superfamily protein, which codes for MTSRTFTRHSSLIHVFLLLSLVFSGNILQTVTSLGINYGQVGNNLPSPDKVINLLRSLRITKTRIYDTNPQILSAFANSNIEIIVTIENQVLPLLQDPQQATQWVDSHIKPYVPATRITGIMVGNELFTDDDSSLIGYMMPAIINIHKALVQLGLDRYIQVSSPSSLAVLGESYPPSAGSFKPEVSSVMQQLLDFLEATKSPFWINAYPYFAYKDNPQEIPVDYVLFNRNIGMTDPNTRLHYDNMMYAQVDAVAFAAAKLGYRNIEVRVAETGWPSKGDVGEIGASPVNAATYNRNLMMRQFAGEGTPARRNARLDVYIFALFNEDMKPGPTSEKNYGIFQPDGSLAYNLGFSTMSTTTANSESVTYSSSATKVRLVLCGEFC